GAGGAGTTGTTTTGGAGACCTATGGATCAGGAAACTCTCCCAGTGAGGGTTGGTTTATGGAGTCTTTGGCCAAAGCTGTGAAGAAAGGATTAATCATTTTGAATGTTTCTCAATGTAATGGGGGTCGAGTGATCCAGGGGAGGTATGAAACCAGTAAAGAGCTGCTTAATGTGGGAGTGATCAGTGGAACAGATATGACCACAGAAGCTGCCGTAACAAAACTGATCTTTTTGCTGGGTCAACATCAATCTACAGAAGAAGTCAAAAAGAAATTGGTCGTGCCTATGGCCGGTGAAATGACAGCCTAAAAGTTAAAATCAGGATTTTTTCAAGTAAGTCTTGGAAACGGATTTAATAATATTTTTCTTTGCACTCCGATTTGCAAAGGCAAGTCTAGATTAATCCTACAGAGAGGTGTCCGAGTGGTTGAAGGAGCACGCCTGGAAAGCGTGTATACCCGTGAGGGTATCGAGGGTTCGAATCCCTTCCTCTCTGCAAAACAAGCCTTTTCGCCTAGCGAAAGGGCTTTTTGCTTTTTAGCCGTCAAGCTTGCTTGAGTGGCTAATGAGCAAAAAGACCAAAACGAATGAAGTGAGTAGGCTTGGGTTGCAGCCCACCTCCCCTTTGGGAAAGGCGAAGCCAATCCCTTCCTCTCTGCAAAACAAGCCTTTTCGCCTAGCGAAAGGGCTTTTTGCTTCTTAGCCCAAGAAGTAAAGTTCACTGTAGGGAGATTCGCGAGAGGTCGTGCGGCATGGCTCTCTTATTTCAATTTGTCAAACTTAGGAGTTGGGATTCTGAGAGAATAGATCTTTTTATGTATCAAACCCTTTATTAAAAAGCCGTTTTTGCTAGACTAGCAGTCTTCACCTGATTTTGATCTCCAATAACTTCCGTCCAGGCAAAGTAGATGTTCTCTTTAAAAATTTCCATTTGAGGGAAGCCGCTCTTGCGGGCAGGATCTATTGGAGTGATCTGAATAGGATTGCCCATTCCTCCATCGGTAACTTTTGCAGCTTTAAAATAAGTTTCCTCTCCTTCAGTTTCCATCCAGGTTAGGATTGCTGAGTGATCATCCAAAAGTGCTACATCCACTCTTCCTAATGCATCTGAGCCACTGACTTGGATTGGCGCGCTAAAAGATTCCCCAGCGTTTCTTGAAAAGGCTACCTTTACTTTGGGTTCATTATTTACTCCGGTAAACCAGGCTACAACCACAGTTTTACCTTTTGCATCTACTTTGGGACCGTTTACTGGACATCCATTGATTTCCCAGCCGTCTGAATGAACCGGTTTAGGTGTGGCCCAATGGCCATCAACTAATCGTGTGATATAAATGTCCCGAACTTCTGAATCAGATCGATCTCGATATACCACGATAGGTCCATTCTCGGTGATGGCAGTGGTAGTTTGACAGCAATCGCAGGTCCTGGAATCTAACTCAACTTCATCGGTAATGCTTCCATCCAAATGAACTGTAGCTGCTCGAATCGACATAGCGCCTCCTCCATGTTCATCATGATCATGCCCTTCCGACATTCCAGTGTTTCTTCCGTCTAGCCAAGTGATAAAAAAGGAATCGGTACTATAAGGTACAGCAGAGACAAACCCATGTTCGGTGAAAGTAGAATCGGTATGTAGAGGTAGATTTATTTTCCAGCTTGAATCATTATTCTTTAATAGGTTCAGCTTCACATCATATGAATACGTTCCTCTGGATGATTTTTGAAGAAAATGAGTCATCAAGTGACCCTTGTTTTCAGTAATGGATGGAAAATCTGCCCAGTTGATAAACCAATCAGAACCTTGGGTAATTTTCTTGGGTACTTGCCATTGATTATCTGTCAATTGAGAATATCGCAACTCAGTAGTAGAGTCATTAAGTTTTTTTACCCAAGAAATCACCGGCCCATCTGATCCTGTAAAAAGATAGGGAAGAGAAGTTTGCTCGGTATCAGGGAATGGGATTGCTTTTAAAGAAGCATCTTCTTTTTTCGACTCAGCGCATGAAAATAAAACAGCAAGGATAAATCCTAGGTGAAATGACTTATGTAACTTCATTTGGGAAGATTTAATATTTCCTGAATCTCTTCTTCTGAACCCCAATTTATTCTGCCTGTTTTGGAAAAAGTTTTTTCACCTTTTTCATTGAATACAAATGTGGTGGGGAGGGCATAAATTTTCAGGTTTGTGAGCGCTTCTTTATATCGAAAGGATTCAAGGTCAATTTTCTTTTTCTCCAGAAAATCGTTGATTTCTTCTGTAGTCTCTTCTGATACTAAGAGTACCCTGAAATTATTTTGCTCTAAGGTTAACTCTGCTTTTTCCAAAGCTGGAAGTTCCTCGATACAAGGTTTACACCAGGTAGCCCAAAAATGCACCACTAGTTTTTGATCTTCAGAATCGGACAACTTAAATGCATTGCCTTCCATATCCTCCAGTTTATCCTTCAGCATCCTGAATTCTGAACTCTTGATATTTTCAGAAGAGGATTTTTGGCAAGCTGATAAAATGAAGCTTAATAAAAACAAGAAGAATAAAGATCGGAGCAAATTACTGTTGTTTAAAGTAGAGAATTGAAATTAGGACTTTTTCCCTTAGTCCTGAATAAGCATAGTGAATTTTGAAGTCTGGATTTCGGAGCAATAAGATAGAAGAGCCAGAGTTTCAGGATATACTATTAAGATTTGGGCGAAGTGTAAAATTTATTTAACGTGAAATAAGAAGATTAAAGAATAATTAATGTTAAAAGATTTTAGGAAAGTTTGTTTGAGAAATGGATAGCGAATCATTTTTTGTAACTTACTTACGAAATCGAAAAGTTTTAAAAGGCTTATAAACGTTTAGGTAGAGATGTTTTATCTCTATTTAAATATTTGAGACAAAGGCTCTAAAAAGATTGGATTGAGCTTTATTTTCTAGATATTTGAAAGAAATTACCGAAAGTATTGAGATTATAGAACCTTTTACAGTCCAAAGGAATATATTCCGCTCGTGTAAAAATTGCTCCGTTTTCAGTTTGAAAGCGGGATTTTTCCAAAAAATCTAAAAGAGTCCATTGTTTTTTGAAATTAAAAAATGATAACTTTAAAACTCGATTTTAGTGAAGAAACCATTTAACCTTTATCAAAAGTCTATTTAAAAATCAAATTATGAGAAAGTTAATCGCTTTGTTCATGCTTGCAGGTATCATGTTTGTTCCTGTTTTCGCAAACGCACAAGAAGCAGAAGCTGATTCTGCAGCTCAAGAAGAAATGGCTCCTGTAGTAGAAGAACCTGCTGCATCATCCACAATTGTAGACGACGAGATCGTCGCAGAGGAGCAAAGCTTCCACCAAGTAGTAAAAGAGAAGTTTATTGAGGGAGATCCTTTGTACATGACTCCAGTATTGATCTGTTTAATCTTAGGTCTTGCTGTAGCTCTTGAAAGAATCATCACTTTGAACCTTTCTACTACAAACACCAAGAAATTATTGGCAAAAGTTGAAGATGCGCTATCTTCAGGTGGAGTAGAAGCTGCCAAGGATGTAACTAAAGGCACAAAAGGCCCAGTTGCTTCTATTTTTACTCAAGGACTAATGAGATACTCAGAAGGTATCGAAATGGTAGAGAAATCTATTATTGCTTACGGTTCTGTTGAAATGGGTAGATTGGAAAAAGGTCTAGTTTGGATCTCTTTGTTTATCTCTCTTGCTCCAATGTTGGGTTTCATGGGTACAGTAATTGGTATGATCGGTGCATTTGACTCTATTGAGGCTGCCGGTGATATTTCTCCATCTTTGGTTGCTGGAGGTATTAAAATTGCCCTTTTAACAACAGTTGCTGGTTTGATCGTTGCGATTATCCTTCAGTTGTTCTACAACTATTGTGTTGCAAAAATTGACTCTTTGGTTAACGACATGGAAGATGCATCAATTACTTTGGTGGACATCTTAGTGAAGCACAAATTGACTGGTAAGTAAGCCGTCAAAACCTTGCGTTTCAATAAATTAAGTTAACCCCAAAGAAAGCTACATTATGGATACTTATGACATTTTATTATACGGTAGTTACTTACTCATTGCGGTTGGAGCATTCGTTGCAATTGTAATGCCTTTGATCAAGTCTTTGGATAATCCAAAAAGCTTGTTGAAGACAGTAGTAGGTATCGTAGGCATTGCGGTGTTGTTCTTTATTGCTTATTCAATATCAAGTAATGAAGTACTTCCAAAATTTGAAGCTGATCCTTTTAACCTAACACCGGGAAGTTCTCAGTTGGTAGGTGGAATGTTGATCACTACGTACATCCTTGCGATTGTTGCCTTGGTAGGAATCGTATTTACTGAATTAAATAAAGCGATAAAGTAATATGGCTAGAAAGAAAAATAGAATGGTCCAGGAGGTCAATGCAGGTTCTATGGCAGACATAGCTTTCTTGCTCCTGATCTTCTTTCTCGTCACTACTACTATTGCATCAGATAAGGGTATTTTGAACGTACTTCCACCTAAAGTGGATCCTAACGTTCCGCCACCAGACATTCAAAAGAATGAGCGTAATATTTACACCATTCTTGTCAACGCGAACGATGATCTTCTTGTAGAAGGAGAGTACAGAGAAAATGCCGATGGATTAGACAAAGATGTGAAGGCTTTTGTTTTGAACTTCGGAGCTCCGGATGAAGAAGCAGCTGCTCTTTACAATTCCTTGCCCGCATCTCTTCAAGCAGAAGCAGCAAGAAATCCTGAATCTTCGGATCATCCAAGTGAAGCCGTTGTTTCCATCAAGACAAACAGAGGTACTAGCTATGAAAAATACCTAGAAGTCCTTGACTTGGTGAAAAAAGCGTACTTCGATATCTATGCAACTAGAGCGAACTTAACAACAGATGAGTACAGAGCTCTTGGTGGTAAAGATGACGCAGAACAAGCGCTTATAGACAAAGGGAAAGAAGGCATTGCGATGCAGATTTCCATTGCAGAACCAGATAAACTAGGAAGTAATTAATATGGGAAAGTTCGGAAAGAAAAATAAAGTCTCTGAGAATATCCCAACGTCGGCGTTGCCGGATATTATCTTCATGCTTCTTTTCTTCTTCATGGTAACTACCGTGTTGAGAGATCAGGAGATATTGGTTGAGCAAAAGATTCCTCAAGCTACCCAGCTTCAGAAATTGCAGAAGAAAACGTTGATCTCTTACATGTTCATTGGAAAGCCAAAAAACGTAGCCTTGTATGGTTCTGAACCAAGAATTCAGGCAAACGATGCGTTGATGAATCCAAGTGATATTGTTCAATGGGTAAACCAGGAAAGAGATTTACTACCTGAAGCAGATCGTGGAGGAATTACCATTTCTTTGAAAGTGGATAAAGATGTAAAAATGGGTCCTATCTCTGATGTTCAGACTGAGCTTAGAGAAGCAGATGCCCGAAGAGTTCTTTACGCTTCCGTTGGGAAAGTGGCAAATAACTAATAAATACTACTCTGTAAATAGAAAGCTATCCCTTAATTTGGGGTAGCTTTTTTTGTTTATACTCATGCTAGCAACTCTTAAGAATAAAAAGAAGGTCCAAAACGGTTGGGCAATGTATGATTGGGCCAATTCGGTATATAGCCTTGTCATCACTTCTACCATTTTCCCTGTTTATTATAACAGCGTAACCAAGTCCTCAGACGGATCGGATTTAGTTAGTTTCTTTGGAATAGATATGATCAATACGGTCTTATACTCCTATTCTATTTCCTTCTCTTTTTTAGTTATTGCCCTGATTTCTCCCTTGCTTTCTGGAATCGCGGATTCGACAGGAAAGAAACTGGGTTTTATGAAATTCTTTGCCTATATGGGTTCTATTTCCTGTGTGGGGTTATTTTTCTTTGATGGGAGTAATCTTGAATTTGGTGTCATTGCTAGTGTGCTGGCAAGTATTGGGTACGCAGGAAGTATTGTGTTCTATAATGCCTATTTGCCTGAAATATCGGAGGAGAAAGAGTATGACTTTTTAAGTGCCAAAGGTTTTGCTTTGGGCTACATAGGATCCGTAATTCTTCTGGTGGTGAATTTATTGATGATTCAGTTTCCATCATCTTTCGGTATTCCTGATGATGGGATTGCAGCTAGACTTTCCTTTTTAATTACAGGTATTTGGTGGGCTGGATTTGCTCAAATTACCTTCAACGTATTACCCAAAAATCCCTATGGTAGAAATGTGACCCGAGAAATTTTATCCAAAGGGTATAAAGAAATTAGAAAAGTGTTTTTTGAGGTTCGAAAGATTGGCGTGATGAATAAGTTCTTGGCCTCATTCTTCTTTTATTCCATGGGCGTTCAGACGGTGATGTATCTAGCTGCAAGTTTTGGAGATAAAGAGCTTGGCTTGCCTGGAGATCAATTGATCTTGACCATTTTGATCATTCAGTTTGTAGCCATCATAGGAAGTTACTTTTTTGCTTATATCTCAAAAAAGTATGGGAATAAACCGAGCTTGGTAATCATGGTTTTGATTTGGATTCTTATCTGTGGGGCTGCTTATTATGTTTACTCCGTGTATGAATTCTTTGCTCTTGCAGTAGTGGTTGGTCTGGTAATGGGAGGGATTCAGTCTCTGTCTAGGTCTACCTTTTCTAAACTGATTCCAGAATCGACTACGGAACATGCATCTTATTTTAGTTTTTATGATGTGACAGAGAAATTGGCGATTGTAATTGGTACATTTTCCTATGGAGTAATTGAGCAATTGACAGGAAGTATGCGTAACAGTTCTTTATCATTAGGAATCTTCTTCTTGGTGGGACTAGGCTTCCTTTTATTAGTAACAATTCCCAAAACTCAATTGAATTCTAGTAAAACATAAAAGTGATGCTGAAGATTATTGAAGGTGAACAAGTCAAAGTACTTGATAAAAAACATATAGAAAATTCTGGTCAATCCAGTCATGAGTTGATGGAGTTGGCAGCCATTGGTTTTACCAAATGGTTTCTACATCAAAAATCCTTTCGTAAGGAGCATGTGTATATTTTTTGTGGCGCAGGGAATAATGGTGGAGATGGTTTAGCCATTGCCCGAATCTTAGTAAACCACGAATTTCAGGTAACAGTCATTCCTTGTTTTGAGGATGAAAATAAACTCTCTCACGATGCAAAGCTAAATTGGGATCTATTACCCAAATCAGTTCATAAACTTAGCCTTGAGGAAATTGGTAATCCACATGACGCTGTGTTTATAGATGCGTTTTTAGGGGTGGGATTGAAAGGTAACCTAAGGGAGAGTGCTGTTCCCATCATTGACAAGATCAATGCGATGGTTGGCCCCAAAGTGGCAGTTGATATTCCGAGTGGTTTGCCATCCGAATCTACTTCAGATAGTGTAGTAGTAAAAGCTGATTATACTTTGACTTTTGCCTTCCCAAAGTTGAGCTTGCTACTACCGGAAAATGCAGCGTATGTTGGGGAAATGGAAGTTGTTGATATCGGGATTCCAGAAGATGAATTTCAGGAGTTTACTTCCCAAAAGTTTTTCATTTCTGCTAAGGATATTCCACAGCTTCATCCACAATTTAACCGGTTCTCCTACAAAGGAGATTATGGCAAAGTATTGATTACAGGTGGAAGCCCAGGAAAAATGGGGGCTTTGATCCTTTGTGCAAAAAGTGCACTACGATCTGGATCGGGATTGGTGACATGTCATGTGGAAGATACCGAAAGGCATATTATTCAGACGGCCGTACCTGAAGCCATGGCCACCTGGGGTTTAATTGCGAATCTTGACTATTACGATGCATTGGGAATAGGTCCTGGCTGGGGTCAAGATGGAAAGGCTCATTTGTTAAAGCAAATACTTGGAGAATACAAGAAGCCAGTTGTCATTGATGCGGATGGCTTGAACATACTTGCTAGAAAAAAAGAACTTTTAGAATCTGTTCCCAAAAATTCTATTTTGACACCGCATCTGGGAGAGTTTAAGCGATTGGCAGGAGAAAGTGAGAATCATTTGCAGCGTTTAGAAAAGGTAAAAGAATTTTCTGCCAAGCATCAGCTTATTGTGGTTCTAAAGGGTGCTAATACCGTTATCACTCTTCCGGATGGAAGACAATTGTTTAATTCCTCAGGAACGAAATATATGGCTACAGGAGGCTCGGGTGATGTGCTTACAGGAATAATTACTTCTTATTTAGGACAAGGTTACAGTCCTGAAAATGCAGCAATTTGCGGTGTTTATCATCATGGTTTAGCCGGTGAGTTCGCTGGAAAAGATAAAAGAAAGGGGCTTATTGCTTCAGATATTATTGATGCTATTCCCGAAACTTACCGTCTATTGGATATTCCCTGATTGGTTATAACATTCAAACAATAGTTTAGGGGTTGACCTACCTAATTTTTCAGATGAAAAACGAAAGACTTTTACTCTATACCTTAGCCCTCATCAATTTTGTGCACATGGTGGATTTTATTATCATGATGCCCTTAGGTCCTCAATTGATGAGGATTTTTGAAATTAGCCCGAGGGAATTTGGCTTGTTAGTTTCTTCCTATACTTTCAGTGCGGGCTTTTCGAGTTTTTTTGGAGCTTTCTTTTTAGATAGATTTGATCGGAAGAAAATCCTGCTGGTGGTTTATGTAGGATTCACTTTGGCAACCCTTGCCTGTGCTTTGTCTCCAAGCTATTCAATTTTACTGATTTCCCGAGTTCTATCTGGCTTGTTTGGAGGATTGACTTCCGCATTGATATTGGCAATTATAGGGGATGTAATTCCAAATGTAAGAAGAGGTGCTGCTATGGGATTGGTAATGGCTGCATTTTCAGCTGCTTCTGTGCTAGGAGTACCTCTGGGATTGTTTTTGGCCAGTATTTCCAACTGGCATACTCCTTTTTTTATTTTGGCGGGAGTTTCATTTCTTAGCTTGGGAATGATTTTAAAATTTATTCCTTCGATAAGGGAGCATTTAGATCAAGGGTATATCAGGCCGAATCCGATTTTGGTGGTATCCAGAGTCCTCCAAGACAAAAATCAAATGCGGGCAATTAGTCTTTCTGTGATGATGATGTTTGGTCAATTTATGATCATCCCATTTCTTAGCCCTTATTCAGTTTCAAATATTGGTTTTTCAGAGGTACAATTGACCTACATCTACATAGCTGGAGGAGCCTTTACCATTTTTACTTCCCCTTGGGTAGGTAAACTTTCAGATAAGTATGGTAAGCTAAAAATATTTACAATTTTCATGAGTTTGAATGTGATCCCTATTGGGATCATCACACATTTGGGACAAACTCCCATTCCATATGTACTTTTAGTGAGTACCATGTTTTTTGTAACTTCCAATGGCAGGTTTGTGCCTGCAGCGGCATTGGTGACAGGAACGGCAAAACCTGAAAATCGTGGCAGTTTTTTGAGTTTTAATTCAGCAGTTCAACAATTGGCGATTGGTGTAGCTTCTTTAATTGCAGGTTTGATTATTGGTGAAACGACCTCTGGGGAGTTGACCAACTTCAATTATGTGGGTTATCTAGCAATCGTATTCAGTCTATTATGTATTCCTTTAGCTAGAAGAATTAAAGTAGTCAGTTAAAAAGAGTGGGTTGAATTGAATTTTAAATTCAACATGGATAGAAAATAAATTCATATCGATGGAATCTAAGGTTAATTCTTGTGTACGATGCGGTGTAGAACTCAAGGGTAAATATTGCTCTAATTGCGGTGAAAAAAGGATTGAAAGTGAAGATAAAAAGCTGAATCATTTTTTGGAAGAGGCCATTTCTTCAGTTTTTGTTGCTGATGGGAAATTTTTTAAAACGATTAAATTACTTCTAACTAACCCTGGAGAACTCACCAAAAGTTTTGTTTTGGGTATAAGGAAAAAATACCTTTCGCCACTTCAGCTTTTCTTTTTTGCAAACCTGGTTTATTTCATTTTTCCTTTTATATCCACATTCAATACTACCTTGGATGTTCAATTAAACAATCTTCCCTATAGTAATTCAATCCGTCCGATAGTAGAATCCTATCTTCAAGAAAGTCAAAAATCACTCGAGTCCTTTACTTTGGAATATGAAGGGATTTCATCTTCTAATGGGAAGCTTTTATTGATTGTATTGGTTTTGCTCCAAGGCTTGTTTCTGAAACTGCTTTTCTGGAAAAGAAAAAACCTGTTCTTGGTGGATTTTCTTGCCGGTTCGGCGTATTTCTATGGGTTTTATATTCTATTTGTTCTGGTTTTACTACCAGGGATAATCATGCTCTTTGGAGATGTGTTAGGTATGTCCTTTAATTCATTTTTTAATGAGTTGACACTTTCCATCACTTTTCTACTTGTGATTATTTTATATATGTATTTCTTAATCAGAAAAGCCTATG
Above is a window of Algoriphagus machipongonensis DNA encoding:
- a CDS encoding TlpA family protein disulfide reductase is translated as MLRSLFFLFLLSFILSACQKSSSENIKSSEFRMLKDKLEDMEGNAFKLSDSEDQKLVVHFWATWCKPCIEELPALEKAELTLEQNNFRVLLVSEETTEEINDFLEKKKIDLESFRYKEALTNLKIYALPTTFVFNEKGEKTFSKTGRINWGSEEEIQEILNLPK
- a CDS encoding DUF3667 domain-containing protein, translated to MESKVNSCVRCGVELKGKYCSNCGEKRIESEDKKLNHFLEEAISSVFVADGKFFKTIKLLLTNPGELTKSFVLGIRKKYLSPLQLFFFANLVYFIFPFISTFNTTLDVQLNNLPYSNSIRPIVESYLQESQKSLESFTLEYEGISSSNGKLLLIVLVLLQGLFLKLLFWKRKNLFLVDFLAGSAYFYGFYILFVLVLLPGIIMLFGDVLGMSFNSFFNELTLSITFLLVIILYMYFLIRKAYDASNIGSLWRSVLLGFFIIPSFIIYRFILFWITYWMVI
- a CDS encoding ExbD/TolR family protein translates to MARKKNRMVQEVNAGSMADIAFLLLIFFLVTTTIASDKGILNVLPPKVDPNVPPPDIQKNERNIYTILVNANDDLLVEGEYRENADGLDKDVKAFVLNFGAPDEEAAALYNSLPASLQAEAARNPESSDHPSEAVVSIKTNRGTSYEKYLEVLDLVKKAYFDIYATRANLTTDEYRALGGKDDAEQALIDKGKEGIAMQISIAEPDKLGSN
- a CDS encoding MFS transporter, with the protein product MKNERLLLYTLALINFVHMVDFIIMMPLGPQLMRIFEISPREFGLLVSSYTFSAGFSSFFGAFFLDRFDRKKILLVVYVGFTLATLACALSPSYSILLISRVLSGLFGGLTSALILAIIGDVIPNVRRGAAMGLVMAAFSAASVLGVPLGLFLASISNWHTPFFILAGVSFLSLGMILKFIPSIREHLDQGYIRPNPILVVSRVLQDKNQMRAISLSVMMMFGQFMIIPFLSPYSVSNIGFSEVQLTYIYIAGGAFTIFTSPWVGKLSDKYGKLKIFTIFMSLNVIPIGIITHLGQTPIPYVLLVSTMFFVTSNGRFVPAAALVTGTAKPENRGSFLSFNSAVQQLAIGVASLIAGLIIGETTSGELTNFNYVGYLAIVFSLLCIPLARRIKVVS
- a CDS encoding ExbD/TolR family protein, whose translation is MGKFGKKNKVSENIPTSALPDIIFMLLFFFMVTTVLRDQEILVEQKIPQATQLQKLQKKTLISYMFIGKPKNVALYGSEPRIQANDALMNPSDIVQWVNQERDLLPEADRGGITISLKVDKDVKMGPISDVQTELREADARRVLYASVGKVANN
- a CDS encoding MFS transporter; the encoded protein is MLATLKNKKKVQNGWAMYDWANSVYSLVITSTIFPVYYNSVTKSSDGSDLVSFFGIDMINTVLYSYSISFSFLVIALISPLLSGIADSTGKKLGFMKFFAYMGSISCVGLFFFDGSNLEFGVIASVLASIGYAGSIVFYNAYLPEISEEKEYDFLSAKGFALGYIGSVILLVVNLLMIQFPSSFGIPDDGIAARLSFLITGIWWAGFAQITFNVLPKNPYGRNVTREILSKGYKEIRKVFFEVRKIGVMNKFLASFFFYSMGVQTVMYLAASFGDKELGLPGDQLILTILIIQFVAIIGSYFFAYISKKYGNKPSLVIMVLIWILICGAAYYVYSVYEFFALAVVVGLVMGGIQSLSRSTFSKLIPESTTEHASYFSFYDVTEKLAIVIGTFSYGVIEQLTGSMRNSSLSLGIFFLVGLGFLLLVTIPKTQLNSSKT
- a CDS encoding MotA/TolQ/ExbB proton channel family protein, whose translation is MRKLIALFMLAGIMFVPVFANAQEAEADSAAQEEMAPVVEEPAASSTIVDDEIVAEEQSFHQVVKEKFIEGDPLYMTPVLICLILGLAVALERIITLNLSTTNTKKLLAKVEDALSSGGVEAAKDVTKGTKGPVASIFTQGLMRYSEGIEMVEKSIIAYGSVEMGRLEKGLVWISLFISLAPMLGFMGTVIGMIGAFDSIEAAGDISPSLVAGGIKIALLTTVAGLIVAIILQLFYNYCVAKIDSLVNDMEDASITLVDILVKHKLTGK
- a CDS encoding bifunctional ADP-dependent NAD(P)H-hydrate dehydratase/NAD(P)H-hydrate epimerase, encoding MLKIIEGEQVKVLDKKHIENSGQSSHELMELAAIGFTKWFLHQKSFRKEHVYIFCGAGNNGGDGLAIARILVNHEFQVTVIPCFEDENKLSHDAKLNWDLLPKSVHKLSLEEIGNPHDAVFIDAFLGVGLKGNLRESAVPIIDKINAMVGPKVAVDIPSGLPSESTSDSVVVKADYTLTFAFPKLSLLLPENAAYVGEMEVVDIGIPEDEFQEFTSQKFFISAKDIPQLHPQFNRFSYKGDYGKVLITGGSPGKMGALILCAKSALRSGSGLVTCHVEDTERHIIQTAVPEAMATWGLIANLDYYDALGIGPGWGQDGKAHLLKQILGEYKKPVVIDADGLNILARKKELLESVPKNSILTPHLGEFKRLAGESENHLQRLEKVKEFSAKHQLIVVLKGANTVITLPDGRQLFNSSGTKYMATGGSGDVLTGIITSYLGQGYSPENAAICGVYHHGLAGEFAGKDKRKGLIASDIIDAIPETYRLLDIP